Proteins encoded together in one Methanobacterium petrolearium window:
- a CDS encoding ABC transporter ATP-binding protein: MTSENEYAIVTNHLTKKFKDFTAVNDLNLKVKRGEIYGLLGPNGAGKTTMIKMLASIINPTSGDARVLGEKIPDGKIAPKIGYMPQETGVYLGLTVDQNLKFYGRIFNLEKDEVEKREDELLKFVDLSDWKYEMAENLSGGMKHRVSLACTLIHQPELLFLDEPTVGVDPELRVSFWNYFNQLREKGVTILITTHYMDEARHCDRIGFMQRGHLIAEDAPINLLEESGKDSLEDAFMEFSKRDETHEEVGS, encoded by the coding sequence ATGACTTCAGAGAATGAATATGCCATCGTAACCAACCACCTCACCAAAAAATTCAAAGATTTCACTGCAGTGAATGATTTGAACCTTAAAGTGAAGAGGGGTGAGATATATGGACTTTTGGGTCCTAATGGTGCAGGCAAAACTACCATGATCAAAATGCTGGCCAGCATCATCAACCCCACTTCAGGAGATGCAAGGGTGCTGGGGGAAAAAATTCCTGATGGTAAAATAGCACCTAAAATAGGTTACATGCCCCAGGAAACGGGTGTGTACCTGGGACTTACCGTGGATCAGAATCTTAAATTTTATGGAAGGATATTCAACCTTGAAAAGGATGAAGTGGAAAAAAGGGAAGATGAACTTCTAAAATTTGTGGACCTTTCTGACTGGAAATATGAAATGGCGGAAAACCTCTCAGGAGGAATGAAACACCGAGTGTCACTGGCTTGCACCCTAATTCACCAGCCAGAACTTCTATTTCTTGATGAACCTACTGTAGGTGTTGACCCTGAACTCAGGGTGTCCTTCTGGAATTACTTCAACCAGCTACGGGAGAAAGGTGTTACCATCCTTATAACCACCCATTACATGGATGAGGCACGCCACTGTGACCGCATAGGTTTCATGCAGAGAGGCCATCTCATAGCAGAAGATGCACCCATAAATCTGCTTGAAGAAAGTGGTAAAGATTCACTGGAGGATGCATTTATGGAGTTTTCTAAAAGGGATGAAACCCATGAAGAGGTGGGGTCATGA
- a CDS encoding ABC transporter permease: MKFYRVMAVSRRVFRDVANDKRSLAMLFIAPIFAMCIFGLAFSGDVEDVNVIIVNQDNGFTPPMGNTTYLSEKIIDNLDTKVLKIQNMSNVDEARQKVVDGQASAVIIFPENFTENAILKTENSSYPDSAEIVIQGDDSITNIKNAILKTVNDAVSDTMSEEGVNPALKVTSDPIYGKDAEFIDFFVPGILAFVVYLLTTILTLITFVGERSNGTLERVLATPVTEGEVVTGYAITFGTLGITQVALLLIIAILVFDIMVIGNVLLAFLAVAILAVTCQALGILLSSLAKRPEQAIQFFPFVILPAFLLSGVFWPIQAIPEWLRPLSYLVPPTYAVNACRAVMLKGWGLDKIWPDLLALVIFAILFMVLAVYSLRRGKQ, translated from the coding sequence ATGAAATTTTATCGTGTGATGGCTGTCAGTCGCCGAGTTTTCCGCGACGTGGCCAATGATAAGCGTAGTCTGGCAATGTTATTCATAGCTCCCATCTTTGCCATGTGCATATTTGGGCTGGCCTTCAGTGGTGATGTGGAGGATGTGAATGTTATCATTGTAAATCAGGACAATGGATTCACCCCTCCCATGGGAAACACCACTTATCTATCTGAAAAAATCATTGACAACCTGGATACCAAAGTTTTGAAAATCCAGAATATGAGTAACGTTGATGAGGCACGTCAAAAGGTTGTAGATGGCCAGGCATCTGCAGTGATCATATTCCCTGAAAACTTCACTGAAAACGCCATTTTGAAGACCGAAAATTCATCCTATCCCGACAGTGCAGAGATTGTAATTCAAGGTGATGATAGTATAACCAACATCAAAAACGCCATCTTGAAGACGGTAAACGATGCAGTTTCTGACACCATGTCTGAAGAAGGGGTAAACCCAGCATTGAAAGTAACTTCAGACCCTATTTATGGTAAAGATGCAGAATTCATTGATTTCTTCGTGCCGGGGATATTGGCCTTTGTAGTTTATCTATTAACAACCATATTAACCCTTATAACCTTCGTAGGGGAACGATCCAACGGCACCCTTGAACGAGTGCTGGCCACTCCAGTTACCGAAGGGGAAGTGGTGACCGGGTATGCCATTACATTCGGCACACTGGGAATCACGCAGGTTGCACTCCTTCTTATCATTGCCATCCTGGTATTTGACATTATGGTGATTGGAAACGTGCTTTTAGCTTTTTTAGCAGTGGCAATTTTAGCAGTAACCTGTCAGGCACTGGGAATATTATTATCCAGCCTGGCCAAACGTCCAGAACAGGCAATACAATTTTTCCCATTTGTAATATTGCCAGCATTCCTTCTTTCTGGAGTTTTCTGGCCAATACAGGCTATTCCAGAGTGGTTAAGGCCATTATCATATCTGGTTCCGCCCACTTATGCGGTAAATGCTTGCAGGGCAGTGATGCTTAAAGGATGGGGATTGGATAAAATATGGCCAGATCTCCTAGCTCTGGTAATATTCGCCATTTTGTTCATGGTTTTAGCAGTGTATTCCTTGAGAAGAGGAAAACAATGA